The Centroberyx gerrardi isolate f3 chromosome 19, fCenGer3.hap1.cur.20231027, whole genome shotgun sequence genome has a segment encoding these proteins:
- the slc30a8 gene encoding proton-coupled zinc antiporter SLC30A8: MVGEILGGYFAGSLAVMTDAAHLLVDFTSFIISLCSLWLSSRPATHKLSYGWHRAEILGALLSVFTIWLVTGVLVYLAIERLIDDDYTIEGTVMLITSGCAVLANIIMALTLHQSGHGHRRRAQQANASVRAAFVHVVGDLLQSLSVLVSAIIIFFKPEYKMADPICTFLFSIFVLGTTVTIMRDILTVLMEGTPSGVKYSEVRDRLLAVKGVQAVHNLHIWALTMNQAVLSAHVAIDESVDAQSVLREMTQACFSSYNFHSVTIQMERQADLKPGCTLCEDPKI; the protein is encoded by the exons ATGGTCGGAGAGATCCTGG gtggGTATTTTGCGGGCAGCCTGGCGGTGATGACGGACGCTGCCCACCTGCTGGTGGACTTCACCAGCTTCATCATCAGCCTGTGCTCGCTTTGGCTCTCCTCCAGACCCGCCACACACAAGCTCAGCTACGGCTGGCACCGTGCAG AGATCCTGGGTGCGCTGCTGTCAGTGTTCACCATCTGGCTGGTAACTGGTGTGTTGGTTTACCTGGCCATAGAGCGCCTCATCGACGATGACTACACCATCGAGGGCACCGTCATGCTCATTACCTCTGGGTGCGCTGTGTTGGCCAACATTAT CATGGCCCTCACCCTTCACCAGTCCGGTCACGGTCACA GAAGAAGGGCCCAGCAGGCCAATGCCAGTGTGCGAGCGGCCTTCGTCCACGTGGTGGGAGACCTTCTGCAGAGCCTCAGCGTGCTGGTCAGcgccatcatcatcttcttcaaG CCAGAGTATAAAATGGCCGACCCCATCTGTACCTTCCTGTTCTCCATATTTGTCTTGGGCACCACCGTCACTATCATGAGAGATATCCTCACTGTCCTGATGGAAG GCACTCCATCAGGGGTGAAGTACAGCGAGGTGCGGGATCGTCTGCTAGCGGTGAAGGGGGTGCAGGCGGTCCACAACCTTCACATCTGGGCCCTCACCATGAACCAGGCTGTGCTGTCGGCGCACGTAGCCATAG aTGAGTCAGTGGATGCTCAGTCAGTCCTGAGGGAAATGACACAGGCCTGTTTCTCCTCCTACAACTTCCACTCCGTTACGAttcagatggagagacaggccGACCTCAAGCCCGGATGCACGCTGTGTGAAGACCCCAAGATATAG
- the aard gene encoding alanine- and arginine-rich domain-containing protein, with product MDRDSHSEDTLSTMVLENIKNKLIHAFRTTGESREDPQDSGSTGQRPVSIGRSFQANEELRRAKIDGAITWLRSELLEMRSQDRQLAQTLLGLNTEIQRLRRESYGGLEVEGEDQQ from the exons ATGGACCGAGACAGTCACAGCGAGGATACTTTGTCGACCATGGTTCTGGAGAACATTAAGAACAAACTGATTCACGCCTTCAGGACAACGGGGGAATCCCGAGAAGATCCTCAGGACTCTGGATCCACCGGTCAGCGCCCGGTCAGCATTGGCAGGAGTTTCCAAGCCAACGAAGAGCTGCGGAGAGCAAAGATAGACGGAGCGATAACCTGGCTGAGGTCTGAACTG CTGGAGATGCGCTCGCAGGACCGTCAGCTGGCTCAGACGCTGCTGGGGCTCAACACAGAGATCCAGAGACTGAGGAGGGAGAGTTACGGAGGTCTGGAGGTAGAGGGGGAAGATCAGCAGTAA